A window from Mycobacteriales bacterium encodes these proteins:
- a CDS encoding isochorismatase family protein, with the protein MKRALIVVDVQNDFCEGGSLAVSGGAAVAAGISTLLTGADYPLVVATRDAHRDPGEHFSDHPDYVESWPAHCVAGTAGAQFHPALDTQRIDAVFDKGAYRAAYSGFEGTGPDGAGLADWLRAHDVDSVDVVGIATDHCVRATALDAAAEGFATTVLLDHTAGVAPETVEAALEQLRAAGVRLTGQPIAS; encoded by the coding sequence ATGAAGCGGGCACTGATCGTGGTCGACGTGCAGAACGACTTCTGCGAGGGCGGGTCCCTCGCGGTGTCGGGCGGTGCGGCCGTCGCGGCGGGGATCAGCACGTTGCTCACCGGCGCGGACTACCCGCTCGTGGTGGCCACGCGTGACGCGCACCGCGACCCGGGTGAGCACTTCTCGGATCACCCGGACTACGTCGAGAGCTGGCCGGCCCACTGCGTCGCCGGTACGGCGGGCGCGCAGTTCCACCCGGCGCTGGACACCCAGCGGATCGACGCGGTCTTCGACAAGGGCGCCTACCGGGCGGCGTACAGCGGCTTCGAGGGAACCGGGCCGGACGGTGCCGGGCTTGCGGACTGGCTGCGCGCCCACGACGTCGACTCGGTCGACGTCGTCGGGATCGCCACCGACCACTGCGTGCGCGCGACCGCCCTGGACGCGGCAGCCGAGGGATTCGCCACCACCGTGCTGCTCGACCACACCGCAGGCGTCGCGCCGGAGACCGTCGAGGCCGCCCTGGAGCAGCTGCGGGCCGCCGGCGTCAGGCTGACGGGGCAGCCAATCGCGTCTTGA